A genomic region of Arachis stenosperma cultivar V10309 chromosome 9, arast.V10309.gnm1.PFL2, whole genome shotgun sequence contains the following coding sequences:
- the LOC130950118 gene encoding uncharacterized protein LOC130950118 — MFEYESEDLHTPISSDDEGRGEKFPEFNDEYAHGEGRFELGTRFATVERFKEVVKDSFIAEGREVKLIKNDKERVRVGCGDKEGPYLVHLSYNKSLQCYQVKTYHPEPTCARDLGSNAADQHWLSKKIEKRMSTQPHMNTKEATDFLKEEFSLCPHSKMVYRAVKEAREKIQGNEKEQYNRSRDYCEKILRSNPGSSARLELMPIPDGPLLLAAVAQDANNQFYVVAYGVVRAETKEAWKWFLTNLQGDIGDDANHGWNFISDQQKGLLSALKEVMPHAKLRNCVMLM, encoded by the exons ATGTTTGAGTATGAGTCTGAAGACTTACATACTCCCATATCATCTGATGATGAAGGCAGAGGTGAAAAGTTTCCAGAGTTTAATGATGAGTATGCTCATGGTGAGGGCAGGTTTGAGCTAGGAACTAGGTTTGCCACTGTAGAAAGGTTCAAGGAGGTAGTTAAAGATTCTTTCATTGCTGAGGGTCGGGAAGTGAAATTGATAAAAAATGACAAAGAGAGAGTGAGAGTGGGGTGTGGGGATAAGGAGGGCCCTTACTTGGTTCACTTATCATACAACAAAAGTCTGCAGTGTTATCAAGTGAAGACCTACCATCCAGAACCCACTTGTGCGAGGGATTTGGGCAGCAACGCTGCTGATCAACACTGGCTAAGTAAGAAGATTGAAAAGCGGATGTCCACCCAACCACACATGAATACAAAGGAGGCTACTGATTTTCTTAAAGAGGAATTTTCCCTCTGTCCCCATTCTAAAATGGTTTATAGAGCAGTGAAGGAGGCTAGGGAGAAGATCCAAGGAAATGAAAAGGAACAATATAATAGATCCAGGGATTATTGTGAGAAAATACTGAGGAGCAATCCAGGCTCATCAGCCAGGCTTGAGCTCATGCCAATTCCAGATGGCCCCCTT cttcTAGCAGCAGTTGCTCAGGATGCCAACAACCAATTTTATGTTGTTGCCTATGGAGTGGTCAGGGCTGAGACTAAGGAAGCCTGGAAGTGGTTCCTGACCAATCTGCAAGGGGACATAGGAGACGATGCTAACCATGGCTGGAACTTCATATCGGACCAACAGAAG GGTTTGCTTTCTGCATTGAAGGAGGTCATGCCACACGCTAAGCTCCGCAATTGCGTTATGCTTATGTGA